In Roseofilum reptotaenium CS-1145, a single genomic region encodes these proteins:
- a CDS encoding YHS domain-containing (seleno)protein translates to MFPKYLLMATLSLPVLVFVGCTSNSNQHQTENQTISVTESPSDRQEDFSLNLDEQGRALKGYDPVTYFTEGKPVQGKAEFSLDWNGATWYFSSAEHRERFAANPDQFAPANGGYCTFGVVLAKKFDGDPKVWSLHENRLYVFLNEEVKTKFFQDTVGNFKKVSKNWPEIAPKAPEEL, encoded by the coding sequence ATGTTCCCTAAGTATTTACTGATGGCGACTCTCAGTTTACCTGTCTTGGTCTTCGTAGGTTGTACTTCTAATTCTAACCAGCATCAGACCGAGAATCAGACAATTAGCGTCACTGAATCCCCAAGCGATCGCCAAGAAGATTTTAGCTTAAATTTAGACGAACAGGGACGTGCATTGAAAGGCTATGATCCAGTCACTTATTTTACGGAAGGTAAGCCAGTACAAGGGAAAGCCGAATTTAGTCTTGATTGGAATGGAGCGACGTGGTATTTTAGCAGTGCAGAACATCGAGAGCGATTTGCAGCTAACCCTGATCAATTTGCACCAGCTAATGGGGGTTATTGCACCTTTGGTGTAGTTCTTGCCAAGAAATTTGATGGAGATCCAAAAGTCTGGTCATTGCATGAAAATAGACTGTATGTTTTCCTCAATGAAGAGGTGAAGACCAAATTTTTTCAGGATACAGTGGGTAACTTTAAGAAAGTGTCGAAGAATTGGCCAGAAATTGCACCAAAAGCACCTGAAGAGCTATAA
- a CDS encoding glycerol-3-phosphate acyltransferase — protein MSIELLKGLTILIFCPLLGGTPLIQWLTLALTGKDLARLGTGNISVSAAFYHGGKLAGIGAVLSEAGKGIGAVLLARSLFPQTPVWEIIALIALVLGRYFISQAAGTTNATWGLVVHNWQISLLVGLIALIGLTVVRERKSRQYGILILFPLLQILMHPSDKGLAIATISLNTSLALIYQHIPDDLELPSNSSTRNPNMPSLFPGNKGILSLDRPLKAQEVGAKAANLAYLKKLGYPVPPGWILLPGDDPQPVISLLNPSSQNPLIVRSSAFGEDTLHSSGAGQYTSIPQITNAQGLHQAILTCMRSADNPQAIAYRQSRQLPDTQVAVLIQQQIAGVFSGVAFSRDPIARSGEDVIIEALPGDPSRVVSGQVTPESYRVLVIETDGEPTTQILEGDGDIPPALIHQVAQITRQIEGNYHGIPQDIEWTHDGQQLWILQTRPITTLSPIWTRKIAAEVIPGFIHPLTWSINQPLTCGVWRDIFALVLGKKIANLDLNQLATLHHSVAYFNASLLGEIFRQMGLPPESLEFLTRGAKFTRPPLSSTVKQIPGLWRLLQREWSLEEDFERDNRKWFSPTLEQLKNQAPQTPSECLDRVDLILETLKRATYYSILAPLSFALRQAVFQVSEEDLDYQEMPEVAALEALQELATCAHHLLPHLETETPETLFGCLSELPDGQSIIDQLCQFMEDYGYLSEVATDISVPRWRDNPRMVRDMFLQQLHQMKGDRPKTLPKRLKIQMVQVRLNLKGQVTQVYSQLLAQLRWSFLALENFWIESGILQTQEDIFFLTLPEVQAVLSDSTDTFLSTDRIPEIIATRRATFAQDKLVKSIPYVAYGNQPIKRITPSAQSRLKEGQTLSGIGASPGQAEGRVKIMRQLQNVEAVDTDTILVVPYTDSGWSLVLAKAGGLISEVGGRLSHGAIVAREYGIPAVMDIPNIMERLHDGQWVRIDGETGMVEVMNNE, from the coding sequence ATGTCTATCGAACTACTCAAAGGTCTGACTATTTTAATCTTCTGTCCATTGCTCGGCGGTACGCCCCTGATCCAATGGCTTACCCTAGCGTTAACGGGCAAAGACTTAGCCCGACTGGGTACAGGAAATATTTCCGTTTCGGCTGCCTTTTATCATGGAGGTAAACTGGCAGGGATTGGTGCCGTTTTATCGGAAGCAGGAAAAGGGATCGGTGCAGTTCTCTTGGCGCGATCGCTCTTTCCCCAAACTCCCGTTTGGGAAATCATCGCCCTGATCGCCCTCGTTTTGGGACGCTACTTCATCAGTCAAGCCGCAGGAACCACCAATGCTACCTGGGGATTAGTAGTGCATAATTGGCAAATTTCCCTCCTCGTGGGACTGATCGCTCTGATAGGTCTCACGGTTGTCCGGGAGCGCAAATCTCGTCAATATGGCATCTTAATCCTGTTTCCTCTGCTTCAGATTCTCATGCATCCGAGTGACAAAGGATTGGCGATCGCCACCATATCCCTCAACACCAGCCTCGCCCTCATCTACCAACACATCCCCGACGACCTCGAACTTCCCTCTAATTCCTCCACTCGAAACCCAAATATGCCCTCACTCTTTCCTGGAAATAAGGGAATTCTCTCCCTCGATCGCCCCCTCAAAGCTCAAGAAGTGGGTGCAAAAGCGGCTAATCTCGCTTACCTAAAAAAACTCGGTTATCCCGTTCCTCCGGGTTGGATTTTACTCCCTGGAGATGACCCCCAACCGGTGATTAGCCTCCTGAACCCCTCTTCTCAGAACCCTCTGATTGTTCGCTCCTCAGCCTTCGGAGAAGATACGCTACACTCCTCTGGAGCCGGTCAATATACCAGTATTCCCCAGATTACTAACGCCCAAGGCTTACACCAAGCCATCCTCACTTGTATGCGATCGGCCGATAATCCCCAGGCGATCGCCTATCGTCAAAGCCGACAACTCCCCGATACCCAAGTCGCCGTTTTAATTCAACAACAAATCGCCGGAGTCTTTTCCGGTGTTGCCTTTAGCCGTGACCCCATTGCCCGCAGTGGTGAAGATGTCATCATTGAAGCGCTTCCCGGAGATCCGAGCCGTGTCGTTTCCGGTCAAGTTACACCAGAATCCTATCGCGTCCTAGTGATAGAAACGGATGGAGAACCGACCACCCAAATTTTAGAAGGGGATGGAGATATTCCTCCCGCCTTAATTCACCAAGTCGCTCAAATAACCCGTCAAATTGAAGGCAACTATCACGGAATCCCCCAAGATATTGAATGGACGCATGATGGTCAGCAACTGTGGATTTTACAAACTCGCCCCATTACTACCCTGAGTCCAATTTGGACGAGAAAAATCGCTGCCGAAGTCATTCCCGGATTTATTCATCCCCTGACCTGGTCAATTAATCAACCCCTGACTTGTGGCGTTTGGCGCGATATTTTTGCCCTGGTTTTAGGCAAAAAAATTGCTAATTTAGACTTAAATCAATTAGCTACGCTACACCATTCCGTCGCTTATTTTAATGCTTCTCTATTAGGAGAAATTTTTCGCCAGATGGGACTGCCGCCCGAAAGTTTAGAGTTTCTCACCAGAGGAGCAAAGTTTACCCGCCCCCCCCTATCATCTACCGTCAAACAAATTCCCGGATTATGGCGACTTCTGCAACGGGAATGGTCTTTAGAAGAAGATTTTGAGCGAGATAACCGCAAGTGGTTTTCCCCTACATTAGAGCAATTGAAAAACCAAGCTCCTCAAACCCCTTCAGAGTGCTTAGACCGTGTAGATTTAATTTTAGAAACCCTAAAGCGTGCCACCTATTATAGTATTTTAGCCCCCTTGAGTTTTGCCTTGAGGCAGGCGGTATTTCAGGTTTCTGAAGAGGATTTAGATTATCAAGAAATGCCAGAAGTTGCTGCTCTGGAAGCATTGCAAGAGTTGGCCACCTGTGCCCACCATTTACTGCCCCATTTGGAGACAGAGACCCCGGAAACCTTATTTGGTTGTTTGTCTGAATTGCCCGATGGTCAGAGTATTATCGATCAGCTTTGCCAATTTATGGAGGATTATGGATATCTGAGTGAGGTGGCAACGGATATTTCTGTTCCTCGATGGCGGGATAATCCGAGGATGGTGCGCGATATGTTTTTACAACAGTTACATCAGATGAAAGGCGATCGCCCCAAAACCCTACCGAAACGCCTTAAAATTCAAATGGTACAAGTGCGCTTAAATCTCAAGGGTCAAGTTACTCAAGTCTACAGCCAATTGTTAGCTCAGTTGCGTTGGAGTTTCTTAGCCCTAGAAAACTTCTGGATCGAATCCGGTATTTTACAGACTCAAGAAGATATCTTTTTCCTCACCTTACCCGAAGTGCAAGCCGTGTTATCTGACTCTACCGATACATTTTTATCGACGGACCGCATACCAGAAATTATTGCGACTCGCAGAGCCACATTTGCCCAAGATAAATTGGTGAAATCTATTCCTTACGTTGCCTACGGTAATCAACCTATCAAAAGAATTACTCCCTCTGCTCAGTCTAGATTAAAGGAAGGGCAAACGTTATCAGGCATTGGTGCAAGTCCAGGACAAGCGGAAGGTCGGGTAAAAATTATGCGTCAGTTGCAAAATGTGGAAGCTGTAGATACCGATACAATTTTAGTGGTTCCTTATACGGATTCGGGTTGGTCTTTGGTATTGGCAAAAGCAGGCGGATTGATTTCCGAAGTTGGAGGAAGGCTATCCCATGGGGCGATCGTGGCGCGAGAGTACGGAATTCCCGCAGTGATGGATATTCCCAATATTATGGAACGCTTGCATGATGGGCAATGGGTACGCATTGATGGGGAAACGGGAATGGTGGAAGTAATGAATAATGAATAA
- a CDS encoding Rpn family recombination-promoting nuclease/putative transposase, with product MQFISPKTDFAFKRIFGSKESNDILISFLNALIYAGEPEIKDLEIIDPYNQGDTSTLKDSYLDVKAILGNGTTVLIEMQVLNVPAFKKRVLYNWAKIYSNQLSIGKPYVGLQAVIALSIVDFPLFPEVKPIITHFGLKEKTLPSFEYPDEQIELIFVELRKFNKSLEELETLTEKWIDFMKEAPNLEMIPSSLEEVPEIGKALEIANRANLSPEEAEELERKERWILDQEGYVVQARTEGLEQGLEQGLEQGLEQGREEGRAEAALGLILRQLQRRFGEIPEATLAQMQRLSLDDLDELGITILDCTLEDFDRWLRERR from the coding sequence ATGCAATTTATCAGCCCCAAAACCGATTTCGCCTTTAAGCGCATCTTTGGCTCCAAAGAAAGCAACGATATCCTGATCAGTTTCTTAAATGCCCTCATTTATGCCGGTGAGCCAGAAATCAAAGACCTAGAAATTATCGATCCCTATAATCAGGGCGATACGAGTACCCTAAAAGATAGCTATCTGGATGTGAAAGCGATCTTAGGTAACGGTACAACCGTCCTGATTGAAATGCAAGTGCTAAATGTCCCGGCTTTCAAAAAGCGAGTCTTGTACAACTGGGCAAAAATCTATAGCAATCAACTCAGCATCGGAAAACCTTATGTGGGACTGCAAGCCGTCATTGCTCTAAGCATCGTTGATTTTCCCCTATTTCCGGAGGTAAAACCGATTATTACCCACTTTGGCTTAAAAGAGAAAACCTTACCCTCATTTGAGTATCCTGACGAACAAATTGAACTCATTTTTGTAGAGTTGCGAAAATTCAATAAATCTCTGGAAGAATTAGAAACTCTGACGGAAAAATGGATTGACTTTATGAAGGAAGCACCCAATTTAGAGATGATTCCCAGTTCTCTCGAAGAAGTGCCGGAAATCGGCAAAGCTTTGGAAATAGCAAATCGAGCCAATTTGAGTCCCGAAGAAGCAGAAGAGTTAGAGCGAAAGGAGAGGTGGATACTCGACCAGGAAGGTTATGTGGTGCAAGCAAGGACAGAAGGATTGGAACAAGGGCTAGAACAAGGGCTAGAACAAGGGCTAGAACAAGGTCGTGAGGAAGGTCGGGCTGAAGCAGCATTAGGATTAATTTTGCGTCAACTTCAGCGACGGTTTGGAGAGATTCCTGAAGCGACTCTAGCCCAAATGCAACGGTTGTCTCTGGATGATTTAGATGAGCTGGGGATTACGATTCTCGATTGCACTTTAGAGGATTTCGACCGTTGGTTGAGGGAGAGGAGGTGA
- a CDS encoding YkvA family protein, translating into MQKRPIKDFESILNKTKPGDESKVDSAEVEKKNRGPVREVWDKVQTLMSTIQNPDAGFTAKGIAIAALLYLISPFDAIPDVIPIVGLTDDVSVIVYAIYKLSQLSSMAKIMGKSLDFDFRERQDKIDAMKECEQHKRNLEFQERQHEVNSTTELERHKFTTVALLIGFTTVVCSVLTAIIVS; encoded by the coding sequence ATGCAAAAGCGTCCAATCAAAGACTTTGAATCTATCTTAAATAAGACGAAACCCGGAGATGAATCAAAAGTAGACTCGGCTGAAGTGGAGAAGAAAAATAGAGGGCCTGTCAGAGAAGTTTGGGATAAGGTTCAGACTCTGATGAGTACGATTCAAAATCCCGATGCAGGATTTACAGCAAAAGGTATTGCAATCGCTGCACTGCTTTATCTGATCTCTCCTTTTGATGCGATTCCTGATGTCATTCCAATTGTCGGATTGACTGATGATGTTTCAGTTATTGTCTATGCTATTTATAAGCTAAGTCAACTTAGCTCGATGGCCAAGATTATGGGAAAGTCTCTAGATTTCGATTTTCGAGAACGACAAGACAAGATCGATGCGATGAAAGAATGCGAACAACATAAACGCAATTTAGAGTTTCAAGAACGGCAACATGAAGTCAACAGTACCACAGAATTAGAGCGACATAAATTTACGACAGTAGCTCTTCTTATTGGATTCACGACTGTTGTGTGTTCAGTTCTTACAGCAATTATTGTGTCGTAG
- a CDS encoding DUF1822 family protein, with amino-acid sequence MFNYIARYKPDLIKPNLKIEVLKKYTGFEVVLHGDLKNLTLDQRRALEQEVQKIAKELDLIVVKIKSGSIIIEFEGSPEGFERIKALFDSGELTEVAGFAIQEISALPEQQTQRTQLREWLQGVFAPLWESVDGLLTTEQPSFAFRQRSEGVSRRKTIVFNELEDCQVEMVATIIPLERPKVKVIIQILPSPGASHLPEDLRIQLLDESDADNPEGEIFDAKENLEFNVEEGDAFSIIVEQGRYRVVERFMV; translated from the coding sequence TTGTTTAATTACATTGCTCGCTACAAACCCGATCTGATCAAGCCTAATTTGAAAATCGAAGTGTTGAAGAAATATACTGGTTTTGAAGTCGTCTTGCATGGAGATCTAAAAAATCTAACACTAGATCAAAGACGGGCATTAGAACAGGAAGTACAGAAAATAGCTAAGGAGTTGGACTTAATTGTGGTTAAGATCAAATCTGGATCAATTATCATTGAATTTGAAGGATCGCCTGAAGGGTTTGAGCGCATCAAAGCCTTATTTGACTCAGGGGAACTCACGGAAGTTGCTGGCTTTGCCATACAAGAGATTAGCGCTCTACCGGAACAACAAACCCAACGGACTCAACTGAGAGAATGGTTGCAAGGTGTTTTTGCTCCCCTGTGGGAATCCGTCGATGGCTTGTTAACCACTGAGCAACCGAGCTTTGCCTTTCGTCAGCGCAGTGAGGGGGTTTCGCGGAGAAAGACAATTGTCTTTAACGAGCTTGAAGATTGCCAAGTCGAAATGGTGGCTACAATTATACCTCTAGAGAGACCTAAAGTCAAGGTTATTATACAGATTCTTCCCAGTCCCGGAGCGAGCCATCTACCGGAAGACCTGCGTATCCAGTTACTCGATGAAAGCGATGCAGACAATCCGGAGGGAGAAATCTTTGATGCCAAGGAAAATCTGGAATTTAATGTGGAAGAGGGCGATGCTTTTAGTATAATTGTAGAGCAGGGTAGATATAGGGTTGTCGAACGATTTATGGTGTAA
- a CDS encoding NACHT C-terminal alpha/beta 1 domain-containing protein → MVQKVINFIMHDSSSEGVFLSTEMRDCNQDQILVDMSGQLPPNPEVKEEYEGLSKIYPGLRNPGRMATTRKVTNFKTGSCQEVSQERQELMESCRENYIQLSEKFKKWFRSPEWMNFLINLYPDLSKKEEINIFIRTSDIELLKAPWHQFDLIEKYPNAQFIFTSYNCKAPPHTKEVAGKDKVKLLAIFGHDEDINTDEDRKCIQSIPSLEYTDLNKPSRQEILTHLTNNNYDILFFAGHSESTQDDGRIYINKEDYLTIEDLKHALETAVERGLQIAIFNSCDGLGLARKLQEVNIPQVVVMRAPVTDKVAQEFLKIFLISFSNHKSFYLSVRKAREGLQGLDSNCPNASWLPVIFQNSTTEALSWRQLRGLPGGMDWRKFCEEKINPQLDCTSSSCNNNRDISACERIYVPLSLERLDDREFLKGSLRSDDDFFGTVLGSEKSPKRIALIGETGSGKKAILQKMVEWIVNRNKNENEPNAYPIWIALADLHDRRWDTLEEFLEKKWLPDALKKEKATSDHLEYLRQLFESGRVFLFLEGLDELPILRRKESPLSLLADQLTDWIAPAQVILTCRSNLWENHPNILEDFEVYKIAGLTHPEQINEFVDKWFEYCQNRPSDQDLASALKSQLRTPRKAKFRTILKNPLCLNIFCELWQHNQGNLPDTKTALYKKFTHGFYDRRCSSESDPLEPSEIDSALGALALETLEHQSSQFRLRQMESYNTRKPELFEQAIEVGFLSLVEKEDRDNSQWSYRFLHPNLQEYFAALAIEDWLFFFNPSEGIYRIFDRHWKEVILLWLGREDINPAQKEQFLDALRQFLAEIKPYSDRAYFLAAAGLAEFPDYPQAETIVRGLVKWCFGEQVEGGKIKRFPATLELRANAALQESDRPLVLQILRELLDTYSDDTTLSRVAYTLGKLAPEQSEDQEKSLEVLKNLLRKSQEDEQRLAIASSLAELDPDHTLALDTLQNRSDTSSSDGGDRKFHGLAGDQIDPGNPAFETLLELAKSPEEEMRLSALENLKVIFEEKYARQIVDLLSDRQAISNTEKNSELNRVYNELLWLCADLLNYVDFYQALHHSPLPRVAQPCDDTSLKNTHRLWINAASLQAETDREAIAQALCNTIYAEALPDQSIPTVATDVELGLQIVRARQHLQKQKLVLIFDPCHPSQELLDCCREIASPNLGVYIAWITEQPLEPPLHQFFPQDPNLKRSIREWIQQLNDASGVNSITDLDFNS, encoded by the coding sequence ATGGTTCAAAAAGTTATTAACTTCATTATGCATGACTCTAGTTCTGAAGGAGTTTTCCTTTCCACAGAAATGCGAGACTGCAATCAAGACCAAATCTTGGTTGATATGAGTGGACAATTGCCTCCGAATCCTGAAGTCAAAGAAGAGTATGAAGGTTTGAGTAAAATCTATCCCGGACTCCGCAATCCCGGACGAATGGCAACAACCAGAAAAGTCACTAACTTTAAGACGGGTTCTTGCCAAGAAGTAAGCCAAGAACGACAAGAACTAATGGAATCGTGCAGAGAAAATTATATCCAATTAAGCGAGAAATTTAAGAAATGGTTTAGATCTCCTGAATGGATGAATTTTCTAATAAATTTGTATCCAGATTTGTCCAAAAAAGAAGAAATTAATATCTTTATTCGTACATCAGATATAGAATTGCTAAAAGCACCCTGGCATCAGTTCGATTTAATTGAAAAATACCCCAATGCTCAATTTATATTCACCTCCTATAATTGTAAAGCTCCTCCCCATACAAAGGAAGTAGCTGGGAAAGATAAGGTCAAGCTTTTAGCAATCTTCGGTCATGATGAAGACATAAATACGGATGAAGATAGGAAATGTATTCAATCGATTCCCTCATTGGAATACACGGATCTGAATAAGCCAAGTCGTCAAGAAATCTTAACTCATTTGACGAATAATAATTATGATATTTTGTTTTTTGCTGGCCATAGTGAAAGCACTCAAGATGATGGTCGTATTTATATTAATAAGGAAGACTACTTGACAATTGAAGATCTCAAACATGCATTGGAAACGGCAGTAGAACGGGGCTTACAAATTGCTATTTTTAACTCTTGCGATGGTTTGGGATTAGCTCGGAAACTCCAAGAAGTGAACATTCCCCAGGTTGTGGTGATGCGAGCACCAGTCACTGATAAAGTTGCCCAAGAATTTCTGAAAATATTTCTGATCTCTTTTTCTAATCATAAATCTTTCTACTTGTCTGTCCGTAAAGCCCGAGAAGGTTTACAAGGATTGGATTCTAATTGTCCCAATGCTTCTTGGTTACCCGTCATCTTTCAGAATTCTACGACTGAAGCTTTGAGTTGGCGGCAATTACGGGGACTACCTGGGGGTATGGATTGGCGCAAATTTTGTGAAGAAAAAATTAACCCCCAACTCGATTGTACGTCTTCAAGCTGCAACAATAACCGCGATATTTCTGCCTGTGAGAGAATTTATGTACCCCTCTCATTAGAAAGACTAGACGATCGGGAGTTTCTGAAAGGTTCTCTGCGTAGCGATGATGACTTTTTTGGAACAGTGTTAGGCAGTGAAAAATCTCCTAAACGGATTGCTCTGATTGGCGAAACCGGGAGTGGCAAAAAAGCGATCTTACAAAAAATGGTAGAGTGGATCGTAAACAGGAACAAGAACGAGAATGAACCAAACGCTTATCCCATTTGGATTGCTTTAGCTGATTTACACGATCGCCGTTGGGATACCCTAGAAGAATTTTTAGAAAAAAAATGGCTCCCCGATGCTTTAAAAAAAGAGAAAGCGACATCAGATCATTTAGAATACCTGAGACAGTTATTTGAAAGTGGGCGAGTATTTCTCTTCCTGGAAGGATTGGATGAACTGCCTATCTTACGGAGAAAAGAGTCTCCCTTGAGTCTATTAGCCGATCAACTCACCGATTGGATTGCACCCGCTCAAGTGATTCTCACTTGTCGCTCAAATTTGTGGGAAAATCACCCCAACATTTTAGAGGATTTTGAAGTTTATAAAATCGCCGGTTTGACTCACCCTGAGCAAATTAATGAATTTGTCGATAAATGGTTTGAATATTGTCAAAACCGGCCATCGGATCAAGATTTAGCTTCAGCGCTTAAATCTCAACTGAGAACTCCGAGAAAAGCAAAGTTTAGAACCATTCTCAAAAACCCTCTGTGTTTAAATATATTTTGTGAGCTTTGGCAACACAATCAAGGAAACTTGCCGGACACTAAAACGGCTTTATACAAGAAATTCACCCATGGATTTTACGATCGCAGATGCTCGTCCGAATCCGATCCTTTAGAACCCAGCGAGATCGATTCAGCCTTGGGAGCGCTTGCCCTCGAAACCCTCGAACACCAAAGCTCTCAATTTCGGCTTCGGCAAATGGAGAGCTATAACACCAGAAAACCGGAACTCTTTGAGCAAGCCATTGAAGTCGGTTTTCTCAGTTTAGTGGAAAAGGAAGATCGCGACAATAGTCAATGGTCGTATCGTTTCTTGCATCCAAATTTACAAGAATATTTTGCGGCTCTGGCGATTGAAGATTGGCTCTTTTTCTTTAATCCCTCTGAAGGAATTTACCGTATTTTTGACCGCCATTGGAAAGAAGTGATTCTCCTGTGGTTAGGACGGGAGGATATTAATCCCGCTCAGAAAGAACAATTTCTCGATGCTTTAAGGCAATTTCTGGCTGAGATTAAACCCTACTCCGATCGCGCTTATTTTTTAGCAGCCGCTGGACTGGCGGAATTTCCAGACTATCCACAGGCAGAAACCATTGTCCGGGGACTGGTGAAATGGTGTTTTGGCGAGCAAGTAGAAGGGGGAAAAATCAAGCGCTTTCCGGCAACCCTTGAACTGAGAGCCAATGCAGCGCTGCAAGAGAGCGATCGCCCCCTAGTCCTTCAGATTCTCAGAGAACTATTAGACACCTACTCTGATGACACAACCCTGAGTCGCGTTGCTTACACCCTCGGTAAACTGGCACCAGAGCAGTCCGAAGACCAGGAAAAATCCTTAGAAGTCCTGAAAAATTTGTTGCGTAAGAGTCAAGAGGATGAGCAGCGTTTGGCGATCGCCTCCAGTTTAGCAGAACTCGATCCAGACCATACTTTAGCTCTCGATACTCTACAAAACCGCTCGGATACTTCTTCATCTGATGGTGGCGATCGCAAATTCCATGGACTCGCAGGCGATCAAATCGATCCCGGTAACCCAGCATTCGAAACTCTGCTCGAACTCGCTAAAAGTCCAGAGGAAGAGATGCGCTTATCAGCCCTCGAAAACCTGAAAGTGATTTTTGAGGAAAAATATGCTCGCCAAATTGTTGATTTATTAAGCGATCGACAGGCGATCTCTAACACCGAGAAGAATTCAGAGCTAAATCGGGTTTACAACGAATTATTGTGGCTCTGTGCCGATCTCCTCAATTATGTAGACTTTTACCAAGCCCTTCATCATTCCCCATTACCTAGGGTTGCTCAACCCTGCGATGACACGAGTCTAAAAAATACCCATCGGCTATGGATTAACGCAGCCTCTTTGCAAGCAGAAACAGACCGCGAGGCGATCGCCCAAGCTCTGTGCAATACAATTTATGCCGAAGCCTTACCAGATCAGTCCATCCCTACAGTCGCCACTGACGTTGAATTAGGACTTCAGATCGTTCGAGCTAGACAACACTTGCAAAAGCAAAAGTTAGTCCTTATTTTCGACCCATGCCACCCCAGTCAAGAATTACTCGACTGCTGCCGTGAAATTGCCTCTCCCAATTTAGGAGTGTATATCGCCTGGATTACTGAGCAACCCTTAGAACCCCCTTTGCATCAATTCTTTCCCCAAGACCCGAATCTCAAACGTTCCATCCGAGAGTGGATACAACAGTTGAATGATGCTTCTGGGGTCAATTCCATAACCGATCTTGATTTCAATAGCTAG
- the cobU gene encoding bifunctional adenosylcobinamide kinase/adenosylcobinamide-phosphate guanylyltransferase has translation MGTDASRPGSVILVTGPARSGKSEWAERLAQKTGKAVVYVATAQLDPSDVEWQQRIERHQQRRPPQWQMREVPKELSQCLDGGQEGECLLIDSLGTWLANCLEYDQEVWELIEQELLLAVEQTQADLILVAEETGWGVVPAYPLGRTFRDRLGNLVRHLGAIANQVYLVTGGYILNLTELGTPLNSITNL, from the coding sequence ATGGGAACGGATGCTTCTCGTCCAGGAAGCGTTATATTAGTGACGGGACCAGCGCGATCGGGAAAAAGTGAGTGGGCAGAAAGGTTAGCCCAAAAGACAGGAAAGGCGGTGGTTTACGTTGCTACAGCCCAACTCGATCCAAGCGATGTGGAATGGCAACAGCGTATTGAACGACATCAACAGCGTAGACCTCCACAATGGCAAATGAGAGAGGTTCCGAAGGAGTTGAGCCAATGTCTGGATGGAGGACAGGAAGGGGAGTGTTTATTAATTGATTCTTTAGGAACTTGGTTAGCGAACTGTCTAGAGTACGATCAAGAAGTATGGGAGTTGATAGAGCAAGAGTTGTTATTGGCGGTAGAACAAACACAAGCGGATCTGATTTTGGTAGCGGAAGAAACCGGATGGGGGGTGGTTCCAGCCTATCCTTTGGGACGAACCTTTCGCGATCGCCTGGGGAACTTGGTTCGTCATTTAGGAGCGATCGCAAACCAAGTGTACTTAGTGACGGGAGGCTATATCCTCAATTTAACTGAGTTAGGTACTCCTTTAAATTCAATCACCAATCTTTAG
- a CDS encoding peroxiredoxin — translation MTQSEGCIRVGQAAPDFTATAVVDQEFKTIKLSDYQGKYVVIFFYPLDFTFVCPTEITAFSDRFEEFKKLGTEVLGISVDSEFSHLAWIQTDRKSGGVGDLNYPLVSDIKKEISAAYNVLDPDAGVALRGLFIIDKEGIIQHATINNLAFGRNVDETLRVLQAIQYVQSHPDEVCPAGWQPGEKTMNPDPVKSKVYFAAV, via the coding sequence ATGACTCAATCTGAAGGATGTATCCGCGTTGGACAGGCAGCCCCTGACTTTACGGCAACTGCGGTGGTCGATCAAGAGTTTAAGACCATTAAACTATCGGACTACCAAGGTAAGTATGTGGTGATCTTCTTTTATCCCTTAGACTTCACTTTTGTTTGTCCGACTGAAATTACTGCCTTTAGCGATCGCTTTGAAGAATTCAAAAAGTTAGGAACCGAAGTCCTAGGCATTTCTGTAGATAGTGAATTTTCTCACTTAGCTTGGATTCAAACCGACCGTAAATCTGGTGGTGTTGGCGATCTGAACTATCCTCTGGTCTCCGATATCAAAAAAGAAATCAGTGCTGCTTACAATGTCCTCGATCCCGATGCTGGAGTTGCTCTGAGGGGTCTATTCATCATTGATAAAGAAGGCATCATTCAACATGCCACGATCAACAACCTAGCCTTTGGTCGCAACGTTGATGAAACTCTGCGCGTACTGCAAGCCATTCAATATGTTCAATCTCACCCCGACGAAGTTTGTCCTGCGGGTTGGCAACCCGGTGAAAAAACCATGAACCCCGATCCTGTAAAATCAAAAGTTTACTTCGCGGCCGTATAA